From Corvus cornix cornix isolate S_Up_H32 chromosome 5, ASM73873v5, whole genome shotgun sequence, the proteins below share one genomic window:
- the FADD gene encoding FAS-associated death domain protein: MDFPSGGWGRDAEVPPARPVPGAGPGAVNPFLSLLHSISSGLSDTELSAMKFLCRDKIRKRKLETVQSGRELFSILMEQQEISSGSLEFLRKLLQHIDRDDLVAQLVQFEEEEPHAPDGQPDVHEKGLLKAASAVICDNVGKEWKKLMRELGMPEVKLDRIEAAHRFNLYEQLVQALREWQRWKGKDAKVADLIKALRGCSLNLVADMVEEKISQLNTGAR, encoded by the exons ATGGATTTCCCCTCGGGAGGGTGGGGACGGGACGCCGAAGTGCCCCCCGCGCGGCCTGTGCCCGGCGCCGGCCCGGGCGCCGTGAATCCTTTCCTGAGCCTGCTGCACTCCATCTCCTCGGGCCTGTCGGACACGGAGCTCTCCGCCATGAAGTTCCTCTGCCGCGACAAAATTAGGAAGCGAAAGCTTGAGACGGTGCAAAGCGGCCGGGAACTCTTCAGCATCCtgatggagcagcaggagatcTCGAGCGGCAGCCTGGAATTCCTgagaaagctgctgcagcacatcgATAGGGACGACTTGGTGGCACAGCTGGTGCAGTTCGAAGAGGAAGAACCTCATGCTCCTGATGGTCAGCCAGATGTGCATGAAAAAG GTCTCCTGAAGGCAGCTAGTGCTGTCATATGTGACAACGTTGGGAAAGAGTGGAAGAAGCTGATGCGAGAACTTGGAATGCCGGAGGTGAAGCTGGACAGGATAGAGGCAGCCCATCGATTTAATTTGTATGAACAGCTTGTTCAGGCACTTCGGGAGTGGCAGAGGTGGAAGGGGAAGGATGCAAAGGTGGCTGACTTAATTAAAGCCCTGCGGGGCTGCAGCCTGAATTTGGTGGCAGACATGGTTGAAGAGAAGATCTCACAGCTGAACACTGGAGCCAGATGA